A genome region from Erigeron canadensis isolate Cc75 chromosome 3, C_canadensis_v1, whole genome shotgun sequence includes the following:
- the LOC122593708 gene encoding E3 ubiquitin-protein ligase DA2-like, with protein MGNKLGRRRQLVDEKYTRPQGLYQHKDVDHKKLRKLILDSKLAPCYPGDDDCSCDLEECPICFLYYPSLNRSRCCMKGICTECFLQMKTPNSTRPTQCPFCKTLNYAVEYRGMKSKEEKGQEQIEEQRVIEAKIRMRQQEILDEEERMLKRQDMSSSSRINEPSEAEYFSQAATTSSEGEEIISAPHSVGATIRYPQRSRENREDEFDLDPENIMLMEAIWLSYQEDNKHQHHNSNYGDAAQLAKYATEVRVLASMAPQAESSASTSSPSGGLACAIAALAERQQKGGESSTNYSHYGGNMSTYNVHPDHSSTGLSLDSHLQIDHDGSDELTEPVYGYDNSSAVDDISRGQRGQQDEMENGYGGGSIVVPESFEEQMMLAMAVSLAEARARTSTPEVAWI; from the exons ATGGGGAATAAGTTGGGAAGAAGAAGACAATTAGTTGATGAAAAGTATACAAGACCACAAGGATTGTATCAACATAAAGATGTAGATCATAAGAAGCTTAGAAAGCTTATACTTGATTCTAAACTTGCTCCTTGTTATCCTGGTGATGATGATTGTAGTTGTGATCTTGAAGAATGCCCTATTTGTTTCTTG TATTATCCAAGTCTAAATAGATCAAGATGTTGCATGAAAGGCATTTGTACCG AGTGTTTCTTGCAAATGAAGACACCCAATTCTACGCGCCCAACACA atgtccATTTTGTAAAACATTGAACTACGCTGTGGAGTATAGAGGCATGAAGAGCAAGGAGGAAAAGGGGCAGGAACAAATT GAAGAACAAAGGGTGATAGAAGCCAAAATAAGAATGAGACAACAAGAAATTCTGGATGAAGAGGAACGAATGCTAAAAAGGCAAGATATGAGTTCCTCAAGTAGGATAAATGAACCAAGTGAAGCTGAATATTTCTCCCAAGCAG CGACAACTTCTTCTGAAGGTGAGGAAATCATTTCTGCTCCACATTCGGTTGGTGCAACAATTAGATATCCTCAACGTTCTAGGGAGAacag AGAAGACGAGTTTGACCTTGATCCTGAAAATATAATGCTCATGGAAGCTATCTGGTTGTCGTATCAG GAGGATAACAAGCATCAACACCATAATTCCAACTATGGCGATGCTGCCCAGTTAGCAAAATATGCAACTGAAGTTCGTGTTTTAGCGTCTATGGCTCCACAAGCCGAATCATCAGCCTCAACATCATCACCTTCTGGGGGTCTTGCATGTGCCATAGCCGCTCTGGCTGAACGGCAGCAAAAGGGAGGAGAATCATCAACCAATTACAGCCACTACGGTGGGAATATGTCAACATACAACGTGCATCCAGACCATAGCTCAACAGGGTTATCACTTGATAGCCATCTGCAAATAGATCATGATGGTTCAGATGAATTGACTGAACCAGTCTATGGGTATGATAATTCAAGTGCAGTAGATGATATAAGCAGGGGACAACGCGGTCAACAGGATGAAATGGAGAATGGTTATGGTGGGGGGAGTATAGTTGTTCCCGAGAGCTTCGAAGAGCAGATGATGCTAGCCATGGCAGTTTCGCTGGCAGAGGCTCGAGCTAGGACTAGTACACCAGAAGTTGCTTGGATTTAG